The Takifugu rubripes chromosome 3, fTakRub1.2, whole genome shotgun sequence genome contains a region encoding:
- the lrtm1 gene encoding leucine-rich repeat and transmembrane domain-containing protein 1 isoform X2, with amino-acid sequence MQAAMRQLADMRVLLCILLSLLPFSHACPKECSCNGNAKVVDCRGRGLYDIPHPLHPDTQELYLQDNRIRGLGSMAFREIPIVRVLDLSNNSITSVSPTALLGLRNLQRLGLAYNNLRELDKRLFGPIRTLSHLDLSHNSLWGLSGAMGDNLRNLSHLGLAHNRITRLDRSLLEALTRLDSLTLRGNPWRCDCQIIGLKLWLETYLFKGGVVDEVICSHPEEMRDRDLQKVPYQVFHVCMTTSYHYLFANIHHLETERLLRSHAHGNHAHPSSHALHIPIGEGLGGGTGGGGGGGGGSLPECEPKQRHRPVNLRHAIATVVITGVVCGIVCLMMLAAAVYGCAYAAIMAKYQRELKKNEELAAARKADHTTGDEKEPLENAIA; translated from the exons ATGCAAGCGGCCATGAGACAGCTGGCAGATATGAGAG tgctgctgtgtATCCTCCTATCCCTCCTTCCTTTTTCACACGCCTGTCCAAAGGAGTGCAGCTGCAATGGCAATGCCAAAGTGGTGGACTGCCGGGGACGAGGCCTATACGACATCCCCCACCCACTGCATCCGGACACCCAAGAGCTGTATCTCCAGGATAACCGAATCAGGGGGTTGGGATCAATGGCTTTCCGAGAAATCCCCATTGTCCGCGTCCTTGATCTATCTAATAACTCCATAACATCTGTTTCGCCGACTGCTCTGCTGGGCCTGAGAAATCTGCAGCGCCTCGGACTAGCCTACAACAACCTGAGGGAGCTCGATAAGCGGTTGTTTGGACCAATCCGCACGCTGTCACACCTCGATCTCTCACACAACAG CCTGTGGGGACTCTCTGGAGCTATGGGTGACAATCTGAGGAATCTCAGCCATCTAGGTCTGGCACACAACAGAATAACACGACTGGACCGCTCCCTACTGGAGGCTTTGACCCGCCTGGACAGCCTCACGCTTCGAGGCAACCCGTGGAGATGCGACTGCCAGATCATAGGCCTTAAACTCTGGCTGGAGACCTACCTCTTTAAAG GTGGAGTGGTTGATGAGGTCATTTGCTCACATCCAGAAGAAATGAGGGACAGAGACCTGCAGAAAGTCCCTTACCAAGTCTTCCATGTCTGCATGACCACGAGCTACCACTATCTGTTTGCTAACATACACCACCTGGAGACTGAAAGACTACTGCGAAGCCATGCCCACGGCAACCACGCTCATCCCTCGAGCCACGCTCTCCATATCCCCATCGGGGAAGGCTTAGGCGGtggaacaggaggaggtggaggaggaggaggagggagcctgCCAGAGTGTGAACCGAAGCAAAGGCACCGGCCCGTCAACCTGCGCCATGCCATCGCCACGGTGGTGATCACAGGAGTGGTGTGTGGGATCGTATGTCTGATGATGTTGGCCGCCGCCGTGTATGGCTGCGCCTACGCTGCCATCATGGCCAAATATCAACGCGAGCTCAAAAAGAACGAGGAACTGGCGGCAGCGCGGAAGGCAGATCACACCACAGGGGATGAGAAGGAACCTCTGGAGAACGCCATTGCCTGA
- the lrtm1 gene encoding leucine-rich repeat and transmembrane domain-containing protein 1 isoform X3, translated as MLLPHSTVLLCILLSLLPFSHACPKECSCNGNAKVVDCRGRGLYDIPHPLHPDTQELYLQDNRIRGLGSMAFREIPIVRVLDLSNNSITSVSPTALLGLRNLQRLGLAYNNLRELDKRLFGPIRTLSHLDLSHNSLWGLSGAMGDNLRNLSHLGLAHNRITRLDRSLLEALTRLDSLTLRGNPWRCDCQIIGLKLWLETYLFKGGVVDEVICSHPEEMRDRDLQKVPYQVFHVCMTTSYHYLFANIHHLETERLLRSHAHGNHAHPSSHALHIPIGEGLGGGTGGGGGGGGGSLPECEPKQRHRPVNLRHAIATVVITGVVCGIVCLMMLAAAVYGCAYAAIMAKYQRELKKNEELAAARKADHTTGDEKEPLENAIA; from the exons ATGCTGCTACCACACTCCA cagtgctgctgtgtATCCTCCTATCCCTCCTTCCTTTTTCACACGCCTGTCCAAAGGAGTGCAGCTGCAATGGCAATGCCAAAGTGGTGGACTGCCGGGGACGAGGCCTATACGACATCCCCCACCCACTGCATCCGGACACCCAAGAGCTGTATCTCCAGGATAACCGAATCAGGGGGTTGGGATCAATGGCTTTCCGAGAAATCCCCATTGTCCGCGTCCTTGATCTATCTAATAACTCCATAACATCTGTTTCGCCGACTGCTCTGCTGGGCCTGAGAAATCTGCAGCGCCTCGGACTAGCCTACAACAACCTGAGGGAGCTCGATAAGCGGTTGTTTGGACCAATCCGCACGCTGTCACACCTCGATCTCTCACACAACAG CCTGTGGGGACTCTCTGGAGCTATGGGTGACAATCTGAGGAATCTCAGCCATCTAGGTCTGGCACACAACAGAATAACACGACTGGACCGCTCCCTACTGGAGGCTTTGACCCGCCTGGACAGCCTCACGCTTCGAGGCAACCCGTGGAGATGCGACTGCCAGATCATAGGCCTTAAACTCTGGCTGGAGACCTACCTCTTTAAAG GTGGAGTGGTTGATGAGGTCATTTGCTCACATCCAGAAGAAATGAGGGACAGAGACCTGCAGAAAGTCCCTTACCAAGTCTTCCATGTCTGCATGACCACGAGCTACCACTATCTGTTTGCTAACATACACCACCTGGAGACTGAAAGACTACTGCGAAGCCATGCCCACGGCAACCACGCTCATCCCTCGAGCCACGCTCTCCATATCCCCATCGGGGAAGGCTTAGGCGGtggaacaggaggaggtggaggaggaggaggagggagcctgCCAGAGTGTGAACCGAAGCAAAGGCACCGGCCCGTCAACCTGCGCCATGCCATCGCCACGGTGGTGATCACAGGAGTGGTGTGTGGGATCGTATGTCTGATGATGTTGGCCGCCGCCGTGTATGGCTGCGCCTACGCTGCCATCATGGCCAAATATCAACGCGAGCTCAAAAAGAACGAGGAACTGGCGGCAGCGCGGAAGGCAGATCACACCACAGGGGATGAGAAGGAACCTCTGGAGAACGCCATTGCCTGA
- the lrtm1 gene encoding leucine-rich repeat and transmembrane domain-containing protein 1 isoform X1: MQAAMRQLADMRAVLLCILLSLLPFSHACPKECSCNGNAKVVDCRGRGLYDIPHPLHPDTQELYLQDNRIRGLGSMAFREIPIVRVLDLSNNSITSVSPTALLGLRNLQRLGLAYNNLRELDKRLFGPIRTLSHLDLSHNSLWGLSGAMGDNLRNLSHLGLAHNRITRLDRSLLEALTRLDSLTLRGNPWRCDCQIIGLKLWLETYLFKGGVVDEVICSHPEEMRDRDLQKVPYQVFHVCMTTSYHYLFANIHHLETERLLRSHAHGNHAHPSSHALHIPIGEGLGGGTGGGGGGGGGSLPECEPKQRHRPVNLRHAIATVVITGVVCGIVCLMMLAAAVYGCAYAAIMAKYQRELKKNEELAAARKADHTTGDEKEPLENAIA, encoded by the exons ATGCAAGCGGCCATGAGACAGCTGGCAGATATGAGAG cagtgctgctgtgtATCCTCCTATCCCTCCTTCCTTTTTCACACGCCTGTCCAAAGGAGTGCAGCTGCAATGGCAATGCCAAAGTGGTGGACTGCCGGGGACGAGGCCTATACGACATCCCCCACCCACTGCATCCGGACACCCAAGAGCTGTATCTCCAGGATAACCGAATCAGGGGGTTGGGATCAATGGCTTTCCGAGAAATCCCCATTGTCCGCGTCCTTGATCTATCTAATAACTCCATAACATCTGTTTCGCCGACTGCTCTGCTGGGCCTGAGAAATCTGCAGCGCCTCGGACTAGCCTACAACAACCTGAGGGAGCTCGATAAGCGGTTGTTTGGACCAATCCGCACGCTGTCACACCTCGATCTCTCACACAACAG CCTGTGGGGACTCTCTGGAGCTATGGGTGACAATCTGAGGAATCTCAGCCATCTAGGTCTGGCACACAACAGAATAACACGACTGGACCGCTCCCTACTGGAGGCTTTGACCCGCCTGGACAGCCTCACGCTTCGAGGCAACCCGTGGAGATGCGACTGCCAGATCATAGGCCTTAAACTCTGGCTGGAGACCTACCTCTTTAAAG GTGGAGTGGTTGATGAGGTCATTTGCTCACATCCAGAAGAAATGAGGGACAGAGACCTGCAGAAAGTCCCTTACCAAGTCTTCCATGTCTGCATGACCACGAGCTACCACTATCTGTTTGCTAACATACACCACCTGGAGACTGAAAGACTACTGCGAAGCCATGCCCACGGCAACCACGCTCATCCCTCGAGCCACGCTCTCCATATCCCCATCGGGGAAGGCTTAGGCGGtggaacaggaggaggtggaggaggaggaggagggagcctgCCAGAGTGTGAACCGAAGCAAAGGCACCGGCCCGTCAACCTGCGCCATGCCATCGCCACGGTGGTGATCACAGGAGTGGTGTGTGGGATCGTATGTCTGATGATGTTGGCCGCCGCCGTGTATGGCTGCGCCTACGCTGCCATCATGGCCAAATATCAACGCGAGCTCAAAAAGAACGAGGAACTGGCGGCAGCGCGGAAGGCAGATCACACCACAGGGGATGAGAAGGAACCTCTGGAGAACGCCATTGCCTGA